The Flammeovirga yaeyamensis genome segment CCGATTAATTTTGAAGCATTTTCAAAATTGTCGTCAATTTTCTCTTTAACTCTCTACGGTTAACGATTAGATCCACAAAACCTTGTTCTTGTAAGAACTCAGCAGATTGGAATCCTTTTGGAAGATCTTTACCGATAGTCTCTCTAATTACACGAGGACCTGCGAAACCAATTAAAGCACCTGGCTCAGCAATATTAATATCACCCAACATTGCGTAAGATGCAGTAACACCTCCTGTAGTTGGATCAGTTAATAAACTGATGTATGGTAAACCAGCTTCTTCTAGTAAAGCTAACTTTGCTGAAGTTTTTGCCATTTGCATTAATGAAAAACCTGCTTCCATCATACGAGCACCTCCAGATTTAGAGATCATCATGAAAGGCATTTTGTTCGCAATTGCGTGGTCAATACCTCTTGCAATTTTTTCACCTACAACAGAACCCATAGAACCACCGATGAAGCTAAAGTCCATACAGCTTACTACTAAGTCTAAACCGTTTATTTTACCGTAAACAGTTCTACATGCGTCTTTTAGTTCTGATTTCTTTTGAGAAGCAGCAATTCTATCTTCGTAAGATTTGCTGTCCTTGAAATTCAATGGGTTTCCAGAAGTCATGTTTTCATCTAACTCTGTGAACTCATTGTCATCAAAAATGATCTCAAAATACTCTTTAGATCCTATTCGTACGTGGAATTCATCATCAGGACAAACGTAAGCATTTTCACGAAGTTCCTGCATATGTATGATCTTGCCTTGGTTAGTTTTGTACCAAAGGCCGTCTGGTGAATCTTTCTTTTCAGATGTTGGAGTTTGTATCCCCTGTTCTTTTCTTTTGAACCAAGCCATAAGAATATATATAAACTTGTGTAAGAATTTTAGTTTATTGTAATCGAAATTACATTCGAACCGTAAAGATATTCATTAAGTCTTCACATAAAAAACTTATTGTATGTTTGCATAACAAAATTGTAAAGATTTAATAGTTTTTTTTATAAAAACAGTTCTTCTGAGCGGCAAATAAATTCAAAATAGTTGATTTCCAAATATTCTTTAATAATTGACAATATTTCTTCTATGCTTAATATTTAGTAAAACTATTGATTAATGTGTTCGTATTAACATTACTAAAGTCACCAAAATTCTACTACCAATATAGGTTTAAGAGTTGTATATTTGTGGCTGCTATTGTTCACACGTGTGTGTGACGCTATCATAAATTATTCAAATTATAATTATGTCTTTCAACATTAATGATATCAAGCCAGGTGTAATCACTGGTGAGGACGTAGAAAAAGTATATCAATACGCACTAGAAAAAGGTTTTGCTCTTCCTGCAGTAAACTGTGTAGGTACTAACTCAGTAAACGCTGTTATGGAAACTGCTGCGAAATTGAAAGCTCCAGTTATTATTCAGTTCTCAAACGGTGGTGCTTCTTTCTACGCTGGTAAAGGCATTAAAGGTGAAGGTCAAGCAGCTGCAATCGCTGGTGCAATCGCCGGTGCTAAGCACGTTCACGAATTGGCTGAGCAATATGGTGCTCGTGTTATCTTGAACACTGACCACTGTGCTAAAAAATTACTTCCTTGGATCGACGGTCTTTTAGACGCATCTGAAAAATTCTATGCTGAGACTGGTAAGCCATTATTCTCTTCTCATATGATCGACCTTTCTGAGGAGTCATTAGAAGAAAACATGGAGATCTCTGGTAAATACTTCGAGCGTATGGCTAA includes the following:
- the accD gene encoding acetyl-CoA carboxylase, carboxyltransferase subunit beta, producing MAWFKRKEQGIQTPTSEKKDSPDGLWYKTNQGKIIHMQELRENAYVCPDDEFHVRIGSKEYFEIIFDDNEFTELDENMTSGNPLNFKDSKSYEDRIAASQKKSELKDACRTVYGKINGLDLVVSCMDFSFIGGSMGSVVGEKIARGIDHAIANKMPFMMISKSGGARMMEAGFSLMQMAKTSAKLALLEEAGLPYISLLTDPTTGGVTASYAMLGDINIAEPGALIGFAGPRVIRETIGKDLPKGFQSAEFLQEQGFVDLIVNRRELKRKLTTILKMLQN